In one window of Holophagales bacterium DNA:
- a CDS encoding HAMP domain-containing histidine kinase, with the protein MAAEKARLAAWLAHELRTPLNCVLGYAELLCEGLAGGPRSSCLTDAERVRDLALHQLALLDDVLDLSRLEHGSVPLRTEPVDAVRVLGEVAAATLPLVERGGNRLYLAVNGEGWVLADETRLRQVLLNLVGNASKFTKAGLVALGASAAGGTVSFHVRDTGCGMTPAEAERAFRPYQQANGSIAAAHGGTGLGLAISRELCERMGGALSVESTPGEGTTFTVTLPVAASPVIAAD; encoded by the coding sequence TTGGCCGCCGAAAAGGCCCGACTCGCCGCCTGGCTGGCGCACGAGCTCCGAACGCCGCTGAACTGCGTCCTCGGGTATGCGGAGCTGCTCTGCGAGGGGCTCGCGGGAGGGCCGCGGTCCTCCTGCCTGACCGACGCGGAGCGCGTCCGGGACCTCGCGCTCCACCAGCTCGCCCTTCTCGACGACGTCCTCGACCTCTCGCGGCTCGAGCACGGCAGCGTCCCGCTCCGGACCGAGCCCGTCGACGCGGTACGGGTTCTCGGCGAGGTGGCTGCGGCGACCCTTCCTCTCGTCGAGCGAGGGGGTAACCGGCTCTATCTCGCCGTGAACGGCGAGGGGTGGGTTCTCGCCGACGAAACGCGTCTCCGGCAGGTCCTCCTGAACCTCGTCGGCAACGCCTCGAAGTTCACGAAGGCCGGTCTCGTCGCGCTCGGGGCGTCGGCCGCGGGCGGGACCGTCTCTTTCCACGTCCGCGACACGGGGTGCGGAATGACACCGGCCGAGGCGGAAAGGGCCTTTCGGCCCTATCAGCAGGCGAACGGGTCCATCGCGGCGGCGCATGGCGGGACCGGCCTCGGCCTGGCCATCTCTCGGGAGCTCTGCGAGCGGATGGGCGGAGCGCTCTCCGTCGAGAGCACCCCGGGCGAGGGGACGACGTTCACCGTGACGCTTCCCGTGGCTGCGAGCCCGGTGATCGCCGCGGACTGA
- a CDS encoding aldehyde dehydrogenase, with amino-acid sequence MTARDRTVDRRPFVAELVAACPSALVIAGLGAPAYDLFAAGDRDESFYLWGAMGGAAAMGLGLALAQPNRSVIVLTGDGEQLMGLGALATIGAQRPGNLTVVVLDNGHYGETGMQESHTSLGTSLAAVALACGFDRAWEIASADGVQPLAERVRARDGCALAQVLVRAEALGRTLPSRDGVHLKNRLRAALGFAGA; translated from the coding sequence GTGACGGCCCGGGACCGGACCGTCGACCGGCGCCCGTTCGTGGCGGAGCTGGTGGCAGCCTGCCCGTCCGCGCTCGTGATCGCCGGTCTCGGAGCGCCCGCGTACGACCTGTTCGCTGCCGGCGACCGGGACGAGTCCTTCTACCTCTGGGGCGCTATGGGCGGCGCGGCGGCGATGGGCCTGGGGCTGGCGCTGGCGCAGCCGAACCGCAGCGTGATCGTCCTCACCGGCGACGGCGAGCAGCTGATGGGCCTCGGGGCGCTCGCGACCATCGGGGCGCAGCGGCCGGGAAACCTCACCGTCGTCGTCCTCGACAACGGGCACTACGGGGAAACCGGCATGCAGGAGAGCCACACGAGCCTCGGTACGAGCCTCGCTGCCGTCGCGCTCGCGTGCGGTTTCGACCGGGCCTGGGAGATCGCGTCCGCCGACGGCGTGCAGCCGCTTGCCGAACGTGTCCGTGCGCGGGACGGCTGCGCCCTCGCGCAGGTCCTGGTGCGTGCCGAGGCCCTGGGGCGCACGCTGCCGAGCCGGGACGGCGTCCACCTGAAGAACCGCCTGCGTGCTGCCCTGGGGTTCGCAGGGGCCTAA
- a CDS encoding phosphonopyruvate decarboxylase, producing the protein MNDVAKTAWQEEIFGLLKGSGVRQVAWVPDAGHAHVISRVLGDPEMRGIVLTTEEEGVALACGAWLGGERAVLLLQSSGVGNCVNMLSLVSACRFPFVALVTMRGEWEEFNGWQVPMGRATPKVLEDMGVAVRRVDEPERVGETVRDALEAAFEAGEAVAVLLSQSLIGRKDWGSR; encoded by the coding sequence ATGAACGACGTTGCGAAGACGGCCTGGCAGGAGGAGATCTTCGGGCTCCTGAAAGGCTCCGGCGTGAGACAGGTCGCCTGGGTTCCCGACGCGGGCCACGCGCACGTCATCTCCCGGGTCCTCGGAGATCCGGAGATGCGGGGGATCGTCCTGACCACCGAGGAGGAGGGCGTCGCGCTGGCGTGCGGCGCGTGGCTGGGCGGCGAGCGCGCCGTCCTCCTCCTGCAGTCGAGCGGCGTGGGCAACTGCGTGAACATGCTCTCGCTCGTCAGCGCGTGCCGCTTCCCCTTCGTCGCTCTCGTGACGATGCGCGGCGAGTGGGAAGAGTTCAACGGCTGGCAGGTGCCGATGGGACGGGCGACGCCGAAGGTCCTCGAGGATATGGGCGTCGCCGTGCGGCGCGTCGACGAGCCGGAAAGGGTCGGCGAGACCGTCCGGGACGCCCTCGAAGCGGCGTTCGAGGCGGGGGAGGCGGTCGCCGTGCTCCTCTCCCAGAGCCTGATCGGCCGCAAGGACTGGGGGAGCCGGTGA
- a CDS encoding ABC transporter permease, giving the protein MTFADVLRLALGSVTAHRLRSALTVLGIVIGIASVVLLTSLGEGTRRSILAEFSQFGTNLLAVTSGKIETHGIAGAVGGTTRPLTLADAEALKAVPGIEKVAPVVFGTARISSGERSRDAFVYGTSGDASEVWSFEVRLGRFLPDSELGRATPVAVLGPKLKSELFGEENAIGRRIRVGSHRFLVIGVMAPVGQFAGLTLDDAVYVPVASAQQVFDHAHVMEIDALFTPGLPPGTVVAGVKRVLKARHGGEEDFTVMTQGEMLDSFGRVFAVVSAAVAGIGAISLLVGAIGILTMMWIAVGERTSEIGLLKALGATRDDVRNLFLAEAALLSAAGGAAGIAVAVALGGLVRLVLPAVPFTTPPAYAAAALGMAVAVGLVAGVVPARRAAGLDPVENLRAE; this is encoded by the coding sequence GTGACGTTCGCCGACGTTCTCCGCCTCGCCCTCGGCTCGGTCACGGCCCACCGCCTCCGGTCGGCGCTGACCGTCCTGGGGATCGTCATCGGCATCGCGTCGGTCGTCCTCCTGACGTCGCTCGGCGAGGGGACCCGCCGGTCCATCCTCGCGGAGTTCTCGCAGTTCGGAACGAACCTCCTCGCGGTCACGTCGGGGAAGATCGAGACCCACGGGATCGCCGGGGCGGTGGGGGGAACGACGCGTCCGCTGACGCTCGCCGACGCCGAGGCGCTGAAGGCCGTGCCGGGAATCGAGAAGGTCGCGCCGGTCGTCTTCGGGACGGCGCGGATCTCGTCCGGGGAGCGCAGTCGCGACGCTTTCGTCTACGGCACCTCGGGCGACGCCTCCGAGGTCTGGAGCTTCGAGGTGAGGCTCGGACGCTTCCTCCCCGACTCGGAGCTCGGGCGGGCGACGCCCGTCGCCGTCCTCGGTCCGAAGCTGAAGTCGGAGCTCTTCGGCGAGGAGAACGCGATCGGCCGGAGGATCCGGGTAGGAAGCCACCGCTTCCTCGTGATCGGCGTCATGGCCCCGGTGGGACAGTTCGCGGGCCTCACCCTCGACGACGCGGTCTACGTCCCCGTCGCCTCGGCGCAGCAGGTGTTCGATCACGCCCACGTGATGGAGATCGACGCCCTCTTCACCCCCGGCCTGCCGCCCGGGACGGTCGTCGCCGGCGTGAAGCGCGTCCTGAAGGCGCGGCACGGCGGCGAGGAGGACTTCACCGTCATGACGCAGGGGGAGATGCTCGACTCCTTCGGGCGGGTCTTCGCCGTCGTGAGCGCGGCCGTGGCCGGCATCGGAGCGATCTCACTGCTCGTCGGCGCGATCGGGATCCTGACGATGATGTGGATCGCCGTGGGGGAGCGGACGTCCGAGATCGGGCTCCTGAAGGCCCTCGGCGCAACCCGGGACGACGTGCGGAACCTCTTCCTCGCCGAGGCGGCGCTCCTCTCGGCGGCGGGCGGAGCCGCCGGGATCGCGGTTGCGGTCGCCCTCGGGGGCCTCGTCCGGCTCGTTCTGCCGGCGGTGCCGTTCACGACGCCGCCGGCCTACGCCGCCGCCGCGCTCGGGATGGCGGTCGCCGTGGGACTCGTGGCCGGCGTCGTCCCGGCGCGCCGCGCCGCGGGGCTCGACCCCGTGGAGAATCTGCGGGCGGAGTGA
- a CDS encoding ABC transporter permease: MRGGDLLAFAAGALRGHRLRTSLSLLGVAIGVSSVVLLTSLGEGARLYVTGEFALLGSNLVIVLPGKSETTGIVPVAGGVPNDLTLDDVEALRRRVSLLSSVAPLSVGGLTARFEERSRDLTVAGVTAEWKRVRRLELREGSFIPPGDPARAPRVCVVGAKVAEELYPGRSPVGERLRLGEEKFRVTGVLASRGVSVGLDLDEVVLVPIGHHLRMFDRRSVFRVLCEARSARDVEGAKTAILAVLRDRHGGQEDVTVLTQDAVMKTFGKVLAILTAALAGIAAVSLTVAGVGIMNVMLVSVSERTREVGLLKALGASRGQVLHAFLVEAALLSTAGGVLGLLAGWGGTLLLRGLYPDFPVQPPVWAVVAALVVSVTVGLVAGVLPARRAARLEPIVALARR; encoded by the coding sequence GTGAGAGGCGGCGACCTCCTCGCGTTCGCCGCCGGGGCGCTCCGCGGGCACCGGCTCCGGACCTCCCTTTCGCTCCTCGGCGTGGCGATCGGCGTCTCGTCGGTCGTCCTCCTGACGAGCCTCGGCGAAGGGGCCCGGCTCTATGTCACCGGGGAGTTCGCCCTCCTCGGGTCGAATCTCGTGATCGTCCTGCCGGGGAAGTCGGAGACGACCGGGATCGTGCCGGTGGCCGGGGGCGTCCCGAACGACCTGACGCTCGACGACGTGGAGGCGCTCCGCCGCCGCGTCTCCCTTCTCTCCTCCGTCGCGCCCCTCTCCGTGGGGGGGCTGACGGCCCGGTTCGAGGAGCGGAGCCGCGACCTGACCGTCGCGGGTGTCACCGCCGAGTGGAAGCGCGTCCGGCGGCTCGAGCTGCGGGAAGGGAGCTTCATTCCGCCGGGCGACCCCGCCCGTGCCCCGCGGGTCTGCGTCGTCGGCGCGAAGGTGGCGGAAGAGCTCTACCCGGGCCGCTCGCCCGTGGGAGAGAGGCTCCGGCTCGGGGAGGAGAAGTTCCGGGTGACCGGCGTCCTCGCCTCGCGCGGGGTCTCCGTCGGCCTCGACCTCGACGAGGTGGTCCTCGTCCCGATCGGCCACCACCTCCGGATGTTCGACCGGCGCTCGGTCTTCCGCGTCCTCTGCGAGGCCCGCTCGGCGCGGGACGTCGAAGGTGCGAAGACCGCGATCCTCGCGGTCCTCAGGGACCGGCACGGCGGGCAGGAGGACGTGACCGTCCTGACGCAGGACGCGGTGATGAAGACGTTCGGGAAGGTCCTCGCGATCCTCACCGCGGCGCTCGCCGGGATCGCGGCGGTCTCGCTGACCGTCGCGGGCGTCGGAATCATGAACGTCATGCTGGTCTCGGTGTCGGAGCGGACGCGGGAGGTCGGCCTCCTGAAGGCGCTCGGGGCGAGCCGGGGCCAGGTGCTCCACGCCTTCCTCGTCGAGGCGGCTCTTCTCTCCACCGCGGGAGGCGTGCTCGGCCTCCTCGCGGGCTGGGGCGGCACGCTCCTCCTGCGCGGCCTCTACCCCGACTTCCCGGTCCAGCCGCCGGTCTGGGCCGTCGTCGCCGCTCTCGTCGTCTCGGTGACCGTCGGGCTCGTCGCCGGAGTTCTCCCGGCCCGGCGGGCGGCCCGGCTCGAGCCGATCGTCGCCCTCGCGAGGCGCTGA
- a CDS encoding ABC transporter ATP-binding protein has translation MIELSGVSRTWDVGGRPVHALRDVTLSIAAGEYLAVMGPSGSGKSTLLSLLGGLDRPTAGSYRFEGREVAALSDDELSRLRRERIGFVFQSFHLVPRMTALENVGLPLVLGGVPPAERLARATEALASVGLTERSRHRPDQLSGGEKQRVCLARAVVTGPGLILADEPTGNLDSASGAEIVALLERLNAGGRTLLVVTHDPGIGARAPRKVRLADGRVVGDGGA, from the coding sequence GTGATCGAGCTCTCGGGCGTCTCGCGGACCTGGGACGTGGGCGGAAGGCCCGTCCACGCCCTGAGGGACGTGACGCTCTCGATCGCGGCGGGGGAGTACCTCGCGGTGATGGGACCCTCGGGTTCGGGCAAGTCGACGCTCCTCTCACTCCTCGGAGGGCTCGACCGCCCGACGGCCGGCTCCTACCGCTTCGAGGGGCGCGAGGTGGCGGCGCTCTCGGACGACGAGCTCTCCAGGCTCCGGCGCGAGCGGATCGGGTTCGTCTTCCAGTCGTTCCACCTCGTTCCGCGGATGACGGCGCTCGAGAACGTCGGCCTGCCGCTCGTCCTCGGCGGCGTCCCGCCCGCCGAGCGGCTCGCCCGGGCTACCGAGGCGCTCGCCTCGGTCGGCCTGACGGAGCGCAGCCGCCACCGCCCCGATCAGCTCTCCGGGGGAGAGAAGCAGCGCGTCTGCCTCGCGCGGGCCGTCGTCACGGGTCCCGGGCTCATCCTGGCCGACGAGCCGACAGGAAACCTGGACAGCGCCTCCGGTGCGGAGATCGTGGCGCTTCTCGAAAGGCTGAACGCCGGGGGACGGACGCTCCTCGTCGTGACGCACGACCCCGGCATCGGCGCGAGGGCGCCGCGGAAAGTGCGCCTCGCCGACGGGCGCGTCGTGGGAGACGGCGGCGCGTGA
- a CDS encoding efflux RND transporter periplasmic adaptor subunit: MARKWLRRGLVGVALVLAALVLRVTFLRPDPVPVTVVAVARGAVEETVTGSRAGTVRSRRRATLSPEVGGRVERLFVRKGDRVKKGDALVRIAADDVRAQVTLAEKSLVVAEAAEREACRAAEQAVRDLSRSERLAKDDVLSLGLLERAQTEAGMTAAACEAARARVGQARASLEVARVGLGKTVLLAPFDGVVAELSTEEGEWVTPSPPGLPIPAVVELFDPDDTYVSAPLDEVDVGRVKAGVPVRVTFDAYAGRTFAGKVSRIADYVLDQREQNRTFEVEVALEDAAFGKTLLPGTSADVVVVLARKEDVLRVPSYALLPGGRALLLSKGTLVSAKVETGLRGAEWAEVVSGLSEGDTVVTSLDRSEVKEGARARAEEAR; this comes from the coding sequence ATGGCTCGCAAGTGGCTCCGCCGCGGTCTCGTCGGCGTCGCGCTCGTCCTCGCCGCCCTCGTCCTGCGCGTCACGTTCCTGCGTCCCGATCCGGTCCCCGTCACGGTCGTCGCCGTCGCGCGCGGCGCCGTGGAGGAGACGGTCACGGGAAGCCGGGCCGGCACGGTGCGCTCCCGCCGCCGGGCCACGCTGAGCCCGGAGGTCGGCGGGCGGGTCGAGCGGCTCTTCGTCCGGAAAGGCGATCGCGTGAAGAAAGGGGACGCTCTCGTCAGGATCGCCGCGGACGACGTGCGCGCGCAGGTCACCCTCGCGGAAAAGTCGCTCGTCGTGGCCGAGGCGGCGGAGCGGGAGGCGTGCCGGGCGGCCGAGCAGGCCGTTCGCGACCTGTCGAGGAGCGAGCGGCTCGCGAAGGACGACGTCCTCTCGCTCGGGCTCCTCGAGAGGGCCCAGACGGAGGCCGGGATGACGGCGGCCGCCTGCGAGGCGGCGCGGGCCCGCGTGGGGCAGGCCCGGGCCTCTCTGGAGGTGGCGCGGGTCGGCCTCGGCAAGACCGTTCTACTGGCCCCGTTCGACGGGGTCGTGGCGGAGCTGTCGACGGAGGAAGGGGAGTGGGTCACGCCCTCCCCGCCGGGCCTCCCGATCCCGGCGGTCGTGGAGCTCTTCGACCCGGACGACACGTACGTCAGCGCTCCGCTCGACGAGGTGGACGTGGGGCGCGTGAAGGCGGGGGTCCCCGTGCGCGTGACGTTCGACGCCTACGCGGGACGGACGTTCGCGGGAAAGGTCTCCCGCATCGCGGACTACGTCCTCGACCAGAGGGAACAGAACCGGACGTTCGAGGTGGAGGTGGCCCTGGAGGACGCGGCGTTCGGCAAGACTCTCCTCCCGGGGACCTCGGCGGACGTCGTCGTCGTCCTCGCGCGAAAGGAGGACGTCCTCCGCGTGCCGTCCTACGCCCTTCTCCCGGGAGGGAGAGCGCTCCTCCTCTCGAAGGGGACGCTCGTTTCCGCGAAGGTGGAGACGGGGCTCAGGGGAGCCGAGTGGGCGGAGGTCGTGTCGGGGCTCTCCGAGGGGGACACCGTCGTCACGTCGCTCGACCGGTCCGAGGTGAAGGAGGGGGCGCGGGCGCGGGCCGAGGAGGCCCGGTGA
- a CDS encoding c-type cytochrome, which yields MIRTRLLAAAAALLVLAACGKKEPEPKVDRAARKALSAQAKSTLGVLPETMPGSEADSPQLVALGKELYFEKRLSVNGTQSCNDCHRLDGESPSGADGERTSNGAKGEKGTRNSPSVKNAGYHVAQFWDGRAKTLEEQAAGPLLNPVEMAMPDAAAVEAALRAAPEYREPFAAAFPGETEAISLANAARALAAFQRTLRTHDRLDDFLNGDLDALTHREAAGLQLFLKTGCTTCHNSPTIGANQFQLLGLVKAWETKDEGRFAVTKDEEDRRKFKVPSLRNAVATGPYFHDGSVARLDEAVKKMAWHQLGKELSDDEIASIVAFLGALADRSAPVVPPRALMERPR from the coding sequence ATGATCCGGACCCGCCTCCTCGCAGCCGCCGCCGCGCTCCTCGTCCTCGCGGCCTGCGGGAAGAAGGAGCCGGAGCCGAAGGTCGACCGCGCGGCCCGCAAGGCCCTCTCCGCGCAGGCGAAGTCCACGCTCGGCGTCCTGCCCGAGACGATGCCGGGCTCGGAGGCCGATTCCCCCCAGCTCGTCGCTCTCGGCAAGGAGCTCTACTTCGAGAAGCGTCTCTCCGTGAACGGCACCCAGTCGTGTAACGACTGCCACCGCCTGGACGGCGAGAGCCCCTCGGGCGCCGACGGGGAGAGAACGTCGAACGGGGCGAAGGGTGAGAAGGGGACAAGGAACTCGCCGAGCGTGAAGAACGCCGGGTACCACGTCGCCCAGTTCTGGGACGGACGGGCGAAGACCCTCGAGGAGCAGGCCGCAGGACCGCTCCTGAACCCGGTCGAGATGGCGATGCCGGACGCGGCGGCCGTGGAGGCCGCCCTCCGTGCTGCGCCGGAGTACCGCGAGCCCTTCGCCGCCGCGTTCCCGGGCGAAACGGAGGCGATCAGCCTCGCCAATGCCGCCCGGGCCCTCGCCGCCTTTCAGAGAACGCTCCGGACCCACGACCGCCTCGACGACTTCCTGAACGGGGACCTCGACGCGTTGACGCACCGGGAGGCCGCTGGCCTGCAGCTCTTCCTGAAGACCGGCTGCACCACGTGCCACAACTCGCCCACCATCGGGGCGAACCAGTTCCAGCTCCTGGGCCTCGTCAAGGCCTGGGAGACGAAGGACGAGGGGCGGTTTGCCGTGACGAAGGACGAGGAGGACCGCCGGAAGTTCAAGGTCCCCTCTCTCCGCAACGCCGTGGCCACCGGTCCCTACTTTCACGACGGCTCGGTCGCCCGCCTCGACGAGGCGGTGAAGAAGATGGCCTGGCACCAGCTCGGCAAGGAGCTGTCCGACGACGAGATCGCCTCGATCGTCGCGTTTCTCGGGGCGCTCGCCGACCGGAGCGCGCCCGTCGTTCCCCCCCGCGCCCTGATGGAGAGACCGCGATGA